In the Necator americanus strain Aroian chromosome X, whole genome shotgun sequence genome, AGTCCGCTGATCGCCAGTCGTTGTAGATGTCGTTACAGCCGAAGACAAGTAGCTTTATTGAAAGCGAATGAGGAGAAAAGGATGTCAACATAAAAAGGATAGCAACACAAGAATAAAACGTATCCAGTGCGGGTGTGCATTACGCGAATAATAGGATGGAAATCCCGTCCTACAACAAAAACCATATTTTTCGTGATATAACGGTTTTGTACAAGAAGTAGAAAGTACAGAGAGTGCTAAAAACATGCTCTCATATAACAAATAACATAAGACTGGACATACCGGTTTGCAAGTAAGGAAGATTCTACCGCTAAATGAATGCAAGTGCGTACATTGCAAATGAGCGAAGTCGAGCTTCTAACAGCGGTACTTAACATATTTCCAAATGTTTTACTGTCCCAGCTTTATCATTCGAGGGCTGAAAATCACCATTCTCctcacttttcttctcctcGTCCTTGTCCTACAATTCAAAACGTCTTTCTTTCACAAGTTCCTGATGATTTATAGGAAAACGCAGGTTGCTAGGATAGAACGTTCTGATGCAAGTGCCCAATGAAGCTTGGATTTTACTGTTTCCGTCTACAGAATCCGGACTTTTTCTGATTCGTCTCATTGGTCTAACTTATATGCTGCTGTCATTGTGATCGCTTTTACTGTTTCGATGTTTTCATTGTTGAGGGACATGGATACTCACATAGATTGCTGATTTTCATTTTGGTGATGCACTAAAAGCCCATTATAACAGAATTCTTTCTGCTTGTTTGGTTCATCAATCCGCATGgcatgcgccaacgcgttttactgcagttcgtAATCCTTAAGTTTTCAAAACGCACGTAgggctatacaatgatttACGGGGATCAGTcggtgatcaagtcagtgtttcatcctctcggacaagtctggtaccaattttgaccgagggatgaaatgcttgcttggcactagagcggtttcgaacaatCGACCATGCGGCCACAGGGaagctcttaccgactgctctacacccgccacggatctccctcattagaggaaacacagccggttagtcgcgaggctacgtggtgCGTCGCCGGATGGCAGATGGGAGGccaatcgcggaccaaaaacGACCCTGCACCTGccctgagacgcaggtggattcaggggatggactccgtGTTTCTGTTGTGCCAAGATTGGCTTATAATGCTACCGTATCCCCTGCGTCGGTTCGGCCAAAAGTCTGTAATCAAGTGattgggaggtgcaagggaggcggtttggagtcgcctccaacaaataagctcctcCTGTTCATTCTGGGAGAgcgcaacgttctcccaaaactcatggaactagaggcttgcaacgtGCCCAAgggtttttaattttatgcaaaacacagtaatagaaaagagtctcctgattccggaggaaagcctttCACGGCagcgccaggaaagacggggttgcagaAGTCATGTAGGTTACTGAAACGAAAAAGGTGTAAGATGactatctgtacttataacgcccgtacgcttgcatcgggtGCGGCCATTGAAGcctgatgatgcaagctagGACGATtaagtacgatgtcatcggaTTGACTGCAACGAGACGACGCCACCCAGTGAACGCAGTAtatgacactggagaagaaaTGTTCTTACGAACGTGCAACAGCATgggagttggtggagttggcgtttctgtcaacacgagtatggattgaacatcgactctttcgatcAACCCACAACCCGAATTGGACGTTTacagatgagaagatgtggttcaacatcagctttgacaatcttcgtaGTTTAcgttccaacatcaagctCCGAAGGAGAAGtggaagctttctatatggagcTGGAGAAGTTGTACATagaagatcataccttctgcaaggtcataattggtgacttcaacgccaaaattggccccagaagaacATCGGAACCCACAGccttcaatggaatgagcagggaGAAAGGCTTCCCGAGTTCAGCAttacgactaagaccatccatgggaactcgcaattttaGAAGCTTTCCTCTACGCTGGTGGTAGGAGTCATCCGATGGAGtgtatcataatgaaattgaccacatcaacACTAGTCAGTAAAAGATTTTgtctgacggatgtcgctgttgtaccaaactCTTGTTCGGGATAGGACCATCGTCTcttcttcgaggaagatttttttttcacacggagaggagaaaaagccgCGAAGATCACTGCGAACTCCATGAACCATCATCGACTGGGACTTGTAAGCTTCGCTTGTCGACTTTGGGGAAGATAGCGTCATGGACGacatcgacgacgaatatgaacggctcgtagaacatcttcacgactggacgaggaaagcgaagagtttcaaaatCGAGAGAGGCCTATTTCAGAAAACTCTAGAGCTGATTAGCGTGGAGCTCCACGAGCTGCAGgaaaccaagaactcacgtccgcgctcgcaaagctttgcagagaggcgataaaggaagaccttaaagagagaagagcagaagtgctggctgaagctgcagaggcggggaaaagcctTCGCTATgtccgtcgagacttcgccagtcacaagacgaggatgactgctctccggaacccaaagggaacagccattgcatcgagaagggggatggagaaaatcatctacgacttctactctgatctcttcgacagccatgtccacttccctcctcaccatctgagggaagacggacatgtcattccaaaggtCCTCCCTTCCGACATGCCATCTTttcggtgaagaatcgtacttcacccGGTCTCTACAGAATTAAGCCTTAACATCTGAAGTACCTACCGCCAGTTCTCATCAACacactggcgaggctcttcactcgttaAGGGTCGGAATACAATTTTCCTAAAGaatggaagaccagcaagaccgcgCTAgcttgtataagaagggagacccacaggacatcggcaactatcgcccaatctgcttgctatctgtcatctacaagctcttcgcaaaagtaatcctaaacaggatagaaatAACATGAGATTAAGGGCAGCCATGCGAGCAGGCAGCGTTTCGAAAGGGGTTCAGTACGATTACACACGGTTTCAAAACTCTaagaagtatcgcgagagtacaagatgacgctgtgtctcactttcGATGTGAACAAATTGATACAGTTGAGACTGGCGCGGTCATGGAGGCCtcggacaaccaaggcgtccctactccatGCATACagatacttcgtgagttgtagaacaacttcacgaccaaaattttctcattctacaatgatgtcataGTCGACGTGAGGAGAGGTGTCCGTCAgagtgatacaatttcacccaaaatattcagtgcctctctcgagaacgcgatgcgaggattggagTGGGATAACATGGGAAAGGAAGTTGACGGCcggcatttacaccatctacgtttcgctgatgacatcttTCTTATAATATCAAGCGTCAATCAGGCGGAACAGATGCTGgctgaatttgatgaaacgtgtagaAAAATTGGTCTTCAGCCGAACCTAGACAAGACTATATTTATGATGGACGGATTGGTTTCTGAttccccattcacgctcaacggaacgaacatatccgaatgctccagctatgcATACCTTggtcgggaaatcaacatgatgaacgacctgacctccgagttGGGCAGCTGTGCAACGAGCGGCTTGTGGAGCATTCAAAAGCATCGAGAATGTAatgaagaagatcaagaacaCCCgtctccgtgctcacctcttcaacgcCTACTTTCTGCTTTGATCCATGCTTGAAAAAACCtgagcatttcgcaagcagcaaaaaatgcgCGGTGAGCGTCCATGAACGTGCGAGCGAAAGGGTAATGCTAGGAGTtacgaaatccttcaaagaGAAGTGCGACGCTGTTGGAGTCCCTCGCGAGAAGAGGTGCCACTGGGCAATACTTGCGCGCGATggagacaaatggaagtattactggtgcccgcgcgagcaaatcgatgaacaacggaggcacaggtgatacaggtgtTTGGTTCATGTAGTTTTGTTCTTCAGTGGCAAAATGGACTTCGAACAAGCATGTCTGCTGCACGAAGCGTACACGCTCCCGCAAAAGGTACTGTACCAtccatattttctcattttaatgTGTTAATTCAGCCGAAAGTTGTAGGGTTGAAGCTTCATATCTTGGTTGCAAACGGTTTCAACGTTTTGCAGATTGCTGCATCATATGAACCTTTGATAATAGTAAAGCGTCAGGGCAATGTGTATGCGACTGATTCCTGTCTGGTCGTGACGTCACTGTTTCTACTAAGTGCACTCACGCATTTGGGTTTATGCTTTGGCCACATAGAGTTGTATAACTTGTGCAGTCACGTGGTGGAAGTTAACCAGATATTGCCTCACCCTAGGTGCAAGATCTCACGCTGtttacacctttttttttaaaacacacTTGCTAAAGTGTGAGAGCAACACAGccttagaaaatatttgaatacaaAGTCACGTAGATCTTGGGGTCCTTGGATTAGACCATTAGACGATCTTTCTATAATGTGACAAAAGAAGCGAAGCGGTGTTTTGTGACTACCTCAGAGGGCTGGGCAATATGTGGATATTTTCCATTCGCCGTGTCATTCGCCGTTACTCCATATCCACATCTGAGTAAAGTGCTAGGTTTTGGCACACCATCGGCTAAAAGTGGCCTAACAGTCGTCCAAGCAGAATTCTCTGCACTCGAGCTTCTTTATCACCGTCGATGGTGCTGCCCGAGTCTCCGATCCATACACCATGATAGAGCGAATTGTGGATAAGTAGGTTTGCGACTTGACTTCGTTgatgatgggggtcgaccgcAGACGTTTTGTTAACGAGTTAAATGCTGAAGTAGCCTCACCTTATCTCTGCTGAATATTTCTCTAGTAGCTGCCGTCGTTTTTGAGCATACAACTCAAATAGCAGAACTCATCGATAAATTCGATCGGTTGTCCGTTTACCTTTATTCCCGTCCGAGGTCTCAacgagacccacatctgctcgCTTTTATCGGGGCGTAGACGTAATCCATAAACTGTGGCCAATTTCGATACAAgattgacaacatgttgaagttgtcgaatgaaatgaattgcctatcggggcgtccgaatggattttggACGAATCGCGGGCGGGGGTAGGACGCAAGGGTGGTGcggggaaaaaatcaaatgggTTTTGTTGGAAGATATCATCTACGTGGTATGCATACTAGCGATCAGCATCGTCGATTATTGCTGAGGGTCAAATTCCATCAGATTATGTATgatacaaaagaagaaaactgttgATCGCCTGAGACAACGTTTCACGTCTTCCTCTTCTCTTACCACGGCACTGCTGGACATGTTGCCATGTTGTCTTATTCGAATGTTGACTCACAAATCTAATAGTTCACACTTTAAGCAACTCGAAGATCCTGTGTGGTGTACGGTAAGATGTATGGCCGTTGGATAGGTTCAATTaccaagtttgaggtactcGATCTTTGAGCGTCCGTGGGAGATTGTGCCGAAAGGAGAGACAGACGGAATATTCTGTTCTCAGCTTTGTATAATACTAGGTAGGCTATAGTGCTATTGCAAAACGCGAACACTTCCTCAGTGACTGAAAGGAAGCCAAATGGATGTGAAATGTAATGATTATCCTATTTTTCTCTAATCACACTCGTTAAATGTGTGGTTTTATACAGCTGTCAAAATTAACAACAGAATAATAAATGAAGAGCTGAACTAAGGTCACTACGTACTATGATTATGTTGTCGTGTAATTTCAGCTCGAAGCCATCCGACGAAATGGAAAACTTCGATCTTCAAGCGAACCGGAACATCTTGAGCTTTTACCACGCATATGCGAAAGTGCTGGGTCGCCAACTTCAGATAGATCATTCCAAAGTCATGAGTGATATGTACCCTTCATTTTGCTTGTGTGTcaatatgaatttttttctaactagtatttcgtttatttatgaGAGTGTGTTTTCcctcactttttttattaagtTCAATGTTGTTCATGTATATCGACCAACTCCTCCACTCACGCATTCGCTTGGTTGAACgggttttttaaaggcagaatATCGCAAAGTCGACGCCGCTAGGATCTCCCCACGAATAGACAGTAGGGATGTAGTTCATGACTGTGAGCGTGATTACGTTCAATTGCGTCTAGTAATCCAAAGCAGACGCGAGAAACAGCCTTGGCGTGCACAAATTGCGAGTAATTCGGACATCTTCCAACTTCCAACTTATGGAACTAAACAAGCAGTAGAAGTTGCTCCACCTGTACAATCGCAGACGTATTGTCTACTATCCGTAGTAGGTTGCGTAGATGGAAACACCGGTGCAATCACGGCTATCTCTTCACCTAAAGATCCTAACGTCATCAACTTTGTAATACACTGTCTTTACATACAATGAATCATATCTAGGTGTGGAACTacaaatcaaaatattttgaacaGATTTCTATTGTATATTATAATCGAGTCAAGGCAacatgaagctcgatgcagttgcgtaagcagctacgctcgaggcggcgcggtggagctagcggctgGGATCGAGACCaacgcgaactgcagcgatgaatggtgctgGTCGGACCaacgcgaactgcagcgatgaatggtgctgGCAGTGGTGCACAGCACCACTAccagcgcagccacttacgcaactgcatcgagcttctTGCTGTTTTGATTTCGCTACGCTACTACACTACACTATACTACACTACATTACACTACACTATACTATATTTTCTTGCAACTTTGGAATTGCTAGCCTTTAAAAGTAACCGAAGAATTCTGACGCAGACTTGGAGGAGCTGGTTGGGAGCTATTGCATAGGGTCAGTTTTAGGTGGAGTTTCAGCTTGTAATCTTTTATTCAGGAACTGAATTATGttggaattctttttctaCCGACGTTACCAGAGTTACTTTATACCTAAAGGTGTGCAAATCTCAGTTCGACTTTGTAACTATAACATAAATATTGAATGTAGAGCTCTTCTAGGATTTTAGAGTTCTTATTTAGTGAagtctccaattttttcctttacaacGAAGAACACGAGATCAACCAGCGATCAATGTGTTCAGCCGTTTCTCAAAAAAGTATCGTTGCGAAAACGGGTACACTACAAGAACTCGTAGCGTGCTCCTTTAGCTGAGCTGTGGTTATTGTCGTTGCAGGGCCTTTGCTTTTCAGGTGTTTTATAGAGTAATGTATGGATCTAGAAGCGGTCCCAAACATACATATTAGGGTGTCcagaaagtatctgccgaaaatttcgcagtagcgcagattttttgaaatgttctggaagttcccgttttaaatatattatataaggacactaccacTTGTATATAAATAACATAtttggctccctcttccttgcctatttcatcctataatggccgaacattccacccatattcgacacatactcctttacgagttcgaatttggccaccccgctgctgaagcccatcgaaacttaagtcaagtattcggccCTGAAGCCTCTTCTGAGCGATCTGTGCGCGCCTGCTTCCAGAGCTTCAAAACCGGGGACAAGAAattcgaagatgagcctcgctctggtcgaccgactgcaatatcgttgaCGAActgcagcatccatatgaaggtgtgcgataatttgctgccagtcttggctgttcgctgtccaccgtgagcaatggactgcgatctctcagaatggtgaaaaagctcggtcagtggcttCCACTTGCATTTAGCGACGGCAACCGtcaaagacgcctggacatctgcactcagctgctctctaGAAgtcgcagattcgactggctggacaccgttgtcactggagatgaaaaatgggtcctttacgtcaaccacacccacaaatgTACCTGGTGcactggcgatgaaatgcaggatcctttcgtgaaagatgaaatccatgagaagaaggtcatgctgagcgtctggtggggagttaGTGGAaactaccgtttcgaactgctgtcggacaacacgacagttactgccgaggtctattgcgctcaactgcaaagactgatccgcaaggagcacccgaagctcgacaacgttcacctgctgcacgataacgcgcgccctcacatcgcgaagaagactttccagaaaattctggagctcggatgggaagttctaccgcactcACCGTCCAGCCCGGACCTGGCTCCGAGCGACTAGCATCTcctccgatcgcttcagcatcgcctggaagagaagcgttACGATGAtcgatcgtgaccacctcgaaaatgaccttcgggctttcttcgcctccaagtcgccgcaactctacgccaaaggaatccgtgatcttgtgagacgttggcagaagattGTTGATGTtcatggagattatttcgtaaaataataaaatgttgttaaaaagttgtgttgttttgaaactttgccgtatttcggcagatactttccgaacatcCTAATAGTACAACTTTTCACAGCTGTTTTGCGATAAGA is a window encoding:
- a CDS encoding hypothetical protein (NECATOR_CHRX.G23581.T2), with amino-acid sequence MRRCGSTSALTIFVVYVPTSSSEGEVEAFYMELEKLYIEDHTFCKVIIGDFNAKIGPRRTSEPTAFNGMSREKGFPKAFLYAGGRSHPMECIIMKLTTSTLRGAPRAAGNQELTSALAKLCREAIKEDLKERRAEVLAEAAEAGKSLRYVRRDFASHKTRMTALRNPKGTAIASRRGMEKIIYDFYSDLFDSHVHFPPHHLREDGHVIPKVLPSDMPSFR
- a CDS encoding hypothetical protein (NECATOR_CHRX.G23581.T1); its protein translation is MRRCGSTSALTIFVVYVPTSSSEGEVEAFYMELEKLYIEDHTFCKVIIGDFNAKIGPRRTSEPTAFNGMSREKGFPSSALRLRPSMGTRNFRSFPLRWW
- a CDS encoding hypothetical protein (NECATOR_CHRX.G23582.T1), encoding MDDIDDEYERLVEHLHDWTRKAKSFKIERGLFQKTLELISVELHELQETKNSQRRAEVLAEAAEAGKSLRYVRRDFASHKTRMTALRNPKGTAIASRRGMEKIIYDFYSDLFDSHVHFPPHHLREDGHVIPKVLPSDMPSFR
- a CDS encoding hypothetical protein (NECATOR_CHRX.G23583.T1) codes for the protein MRGLEWDNMGKEVDGRHLHHLRFADDIFLIISSVNQAEQMLAEFDETCRKIGLQPNLDKTIFMMDGLVSDSPFTLNGTNISECSSYAYLGREINMMNDLTSELGSCATSGLWSIQKHRECNEEDQEHPSPCSPLQRLLSALIHA
- a CDS encoding hypothetical protein (NECATOR_CHRX.G23584.T1); this translates as MAEHSTHIRHILLYEFEFGHPAAEAHRNLSQVFGPEASSERSVRACFQSFKTGDKKFEDEPRSGRPTAISLTNCSIHMKVCDNLLPVLAVRCPP
- a CDS encoding hypothetical protein (NECATOR_CHRX.G23585.T1); translation: MVKKLGQWLPLAFSDGNRQRRLDICTQLLSRSRRFDWLDTVVTGDEKWVLYVNHTHKCTWCTGDEMQDPFVKDEIHEKKVMLSVWWGVSGNYRFELLSDNTTVTAEVYCAQLQRLIRKEHPKLDNVHLLHDNARPHIAKKTFQKILELGWEVLPHSPSSPDLAPSD
- a CDS encoding hypothetical protein (NECATOR_CHRX.G23586.T1), which encodes MNINNLLPTSHKITDSFGVELRRLGGEESPKVIFEVVTIDHRNASLPGDAEAIGGDASRSEPGPGWTVSAVELPIRAPEFSGKSSSRCEGARYRAAGERCRASGAPCGSVFAVERNRPRQ